The Zingiber officinale cultivar Zhangliang chromosome 2A, Zo_v1.1, whole genome shotgun sequence genomic sequence AAACAGGTGCGACGATACAGTGTGGCCCGGAGTCCTCTCCAATTCCGGCAGCCCTCCACTGAGCGTCACCGGTTTCTCGCTCCCCGCCGGCACCGCAAGATCCCTGCTGGTCCCGTCAGGGTGGTCGGGCCGCTTCTGGGCGCGCACGGGTTGCTCCTTCGACGACGCCGGGCGCGGCTCCTGCGCCACCGGCGACTGCGGGTCCGGGCAGGTGGAGTGCAATGGCGCCGCAGCCGCGCCGCCAGCAACGCTGGTGGAGTTTACGCTGGGCGGCGGCGCTGGCGGGGCGGACTTCTACGACGTGAGCCTAGTGGACGGGTACAACCTGCCGGTGGGGGTGGCGGCGGAGGCGGCGGGGTGCGGGGAAACCGGGTGCGCGGCGGACGTGAACCGCGTGTGCCCGGCGGAGATGAGGGCCGGCGGCGGCGCCGCCTGCCGGAGCGCGTGCGACGCGTTCGGGACGCCGGAGCTGTGCTGTACGGGAGAGTTCGCCAGCCCGAGCACGTGCCGCCCGTCGGCGTACTCGGAGGTGTTTAAGGCCGCGTGCCCCCTGGCGTACAGCTACGCCTTCGACGACGCCACGAGCACCTTCACCTGCGCCGCCGCGCAGCGCTACGCCATCACCTTCTGTCCTAACTCAACTCCCAGGTCCACTTTACTTCTCTAATTAGTAATTACTCATAAATTATAATATGCCCTAAAATAATTATcttctattttattttgttttatttataattCAAGAatctcttaattaattttcagtaATTGATTAAACGCacatttaaaattatgaaaattttaaaaattttaaaatacacatctattttaaaattttataattcaaGATTTCTATTTTACCACTCCCACCAACTACTATAATATTAATTTTAGTATATATTCAATATTAAAATCATACTGATTTTTAAAAGTCAtgaatgttgatttttaaaaatcaaccttACATATTATTTTTAGACAATCTAAAAAATGTCCTAGAGTGTAGCAAAGACTAGGTGTATGACACCTAATGAATCAATTCATAAGATACCCCACCATTACACCCTAAAATTAACGAACTTTAGGGACAATTCATAGGATACTGAAATCCTTGCACCTTTTGTCTTCGGATTCTTCTCATGATCCATTGAGcaacgagagagagagagagagagatagcgCGCAGAAAAGTTCATGCACAGAAAAGAGGCTTTGCAATTGTTCCTCGTGATCTCTTTCTTCTTTCGCTTTGTTCCTTCTCCACTTCCCCGGATTGTGTGGAGGAGCTCGGTGCATGAGAAAGATACGATTCCAGTCGCTTTGTTTTCAGAGTCtcctaaaatatttttatgttttgttTCGTGTGTGTTTATTATTTCAGCAAGAAAGCGGCGAGCTCTTCCCAAAGTCGCCCTGCACCAAGAACAGCAGGACTGGTGCTACAGGACGACTCATGGCTGGCGAGCCTTGCGACAGGGAGTGCAATGGCCAGGAGAGCGGCGCCTGCTCCGTTGGGAGCTGctcttctttttgttttcttGTTGCTATGACTGCAGATTCAAGTAATGGAATTGTTTcttggagatttttttttttttgttcctttTTTTTAGACTTCCGCTGCACTTCAAATTGGACGATCTGTGAGAGAGTTTGATGAGTCAGTAATAAAGTGAGGAGCTGATATTCTCTTCTCCAAGGAAGAAACACATTGAGAAACAGTATTGATAAGAACGTCTAAAAGTTGAAGATAGAGTTTGGTGGGATTCTTATTCCTGCATATCGATCGAACTGTAAATAAAATAATGGGTCTATGAAATTGTATGGTTGTTATTACACAAAAGTTGAACAGAATAAAGCTACGAGTCAGAAAAAACAGATATTTGGGAGCTGAAGTGGTCCTTCTGCGAATATTGGCGGATAAACAAGGATTTTATAAAGTTGAATGGAGTTAATGATCACACTCACCCACCCCCACCGTGGATGAGCTGTCGGAAAAATATGAATATTAAAAAATAGGAAACATCGAGAGTTTCATGATTGATTTATAATGAATCATAATTGCTACGGCAAATGGGATAGGATCTTCGTGTGGACAGTAAAATTAGATGTACTAGTTAATGTGGAAATCACGGTTCAGGAAAAGTCAACTTAAGTATCCCGATTTCGAGCTGGCACCTGAAGTCTAATTAGAGGGATGAGTCAAATCCTGAAAAGGAGTAGGGGCACGGTTCATGTAGCCCGATCGGACGAAGTCAAGTGGACATTTGTAACAACCACATCCAAACGTTCCAAATCCATTGATAAGCACATGAGAAGTTTCTCTTGACAATATCAGTCAGATGATTTCGATCGGACACTCAAGGGGCATAGGTCTCCAAGTCCGATCAAACATGACATGGAATAAATTTGATTCCCTGAGCCTTCAAATGATTAAGACCTATCGAGTAGTTGAGTTATCAAACATCGCTAAGTCCGTTAAAAGTCCTACATCCCTAAAAAGACCTCACGAAAGTTGAATCTCCCAAAACCAATCAAATCTGGTGGTACACTTAATAATCGAACTCAAACCAAGCTGACTCCGCCGAAGAAACATCACTGGGATATCAATCAAATCTGGTGGTACACTTAAATGATACGTGTTCACTACTAAAGGATATCAATTAAATGTTCGTTAATCCGTTTGACCCATCAGCTCATTGTCGCATTTAATACTATGCAAAAGTTTGTTAGAAAATCTCTGAAATGTTTCTTTGCAACCTATATTGGATACATCCTTAGCTACCATCCCTACGATGGAACGACCAGGTGCCATTAGGTATGGAAATAAGATAAATTACATTAGGAGTTATATTATCATGATGAAATGGATCGTTACATGAGCCAACGGAAAAAGTATTATATAAGGGATCTCTTCTCCATGCACATAAGCTCTCTAACATTTTTCATTGTTTATCAccactattttttataattacTCAGATTTAGCCCCTAAACTAAGTAAAGTGTTAGAGTGACTATGGCGGGGGACCCATCTTTGACCCGTCTACTGACGTTTCCTTCTCCCTGTGCCTTCCATGACATGACGAGTTAACTCTTGGCTTTGGATTTTCTCCGTTTGAGGTCCTCCTACGGTTAGCACGCCTCCCACCTCACCAACTGTACATCTGCACCAATTTTAGACAGGAACAATAATTATTAAAGTTATGAATACATGTACAAGAAAAGACTCTCTCACAAGTGAAGCCTTCTAACTTTCTTGGGCTACcaaacaaattaaaaaatatgaGTAACAATTTGTTTAACCGTCAAGGCCCTATATTATTATCCTATTGAAGAAAAAAAAGTAGTATAATAGTACACTGCAACTGTAATTAAGGTGGCGTTTAGTTCTCTAATAGAAAtcagaatgggaatgagtatcatagtatagTGGAATGAGAATAGATATGAGATTgtgtatcattcttaaaaataatgtttggttagttgaatattttcaatcggaatgaatctAAATTTCtgtttttacccttagagaaaaataagaggaaaaattagatggaagagaaagttgaatgtgagataaacatatgatgagagagaaagtgtgatgagaaagaatgaagagagagaaagtgtgatgagagaaaatgaggagagagagtgtgataggagagtttgagaagagaaaaagtatgataagagaaagtgtgctgagaaaGAAAGAATGATACTAAAAATGAAGagggagaaagtgtgatgagagaaaatatggagagagagtatattaaaagagattgaggagagagaaagtatgatgagagagaaagtatgatgaaaaaaagaagagagagaaaataatgagagagtgtataatgagagagaatatagacagaaaattatagagaatctgtgatgagagagaatgaggagagagagtgtgatggaagaaaatgaagagagaaaaagtgtgatgagaggaaATATGGAGAAAGAgcgtatggtaagagagattgaggagagagaaagcatgatgaaaaaattaggagagaatgaagagagaaaataatgagagagtgtgtgttATGAAAGAGAATATagagtgatccggtggtaagaacagagacccccctctgagggaagtcaacgccacgtggaagtcaaagggtcaaacgACCGACTagagaaggggagaccggtcggccgaacggggtctcagcggaatcaaaaacaacctgacagggagtcgggtctccgacgctcatggggaacagggtcgccgggctgaTCGGGGAGCCCGCTctgccgaaggcataaagtagcaatactgcgaacagtccatagagcacacgaccgggaatctctCGAGCGGACCAGCACgtacgaccggccggacgtgaggtgaTTGCCGACCGGCCAGATGCTCGGCATGGgataagaagagacaaaaggacaagggaacatcttctgacagcgggtatgttcgacgaCCAGGTCATACAcaggatcttacgacagagggttccgctgtcccatcagagatgtgctcggactgtagcagtatggtgtcagttaagctcttctgacaagctcatactgaggtatggttagaggacacgtattcgcctcggtaggtgtgcgtgagcctcttcacagctctatataaggagcctcacacttcgccggaggtaggcATTCTCGCATATTCAGAGCCACTTTCTCGTCTTCCtcttgcctaacttgagcgtcggagggtcgtcgccgggaaccccttcccggctcgacttccttgcaggttcgccggagaatCACACGACTGGTCGAAGATCTATGTCAGCAAttcggagagcaccacgtgcccagcgtccgttgattcagcgttcggacaggatcaatttggcgccgtctgtgggaacgctcctgcatccgatcggaagcaatggacaaagctggacgaccacactcagtgatgctctccacagaggagctcgacgctttgatcgagacaagagcagctaagcttgtggaacagagacagaagtcgcaagccgagcggattgagcagcaagcgacatcagcatcagggggccgagcggaagcaccgcatgccacggttccatttcatcgggccctattccgcacgcctcctgaagccgcagcagttaatcgtgatcgaggatcttcatcagacgaagtgTCAATACGAGAcaatagaaaaggcaaggccccccgagcggacacctcccccgagcggatcaaccgtcagttTTCGGAGGCCATCTTACGGGACCCTCTGCTAAAGCACTAtatgcccccggcgatcggtgaatacaatggaaccaccgacccggacgatcacctgggtaagttcgacaacacagccacccttcatcaatacacagatggagtaaagtgtcgagtgttccttaccaccctctcgggatcggcgcaatggtggtttcggaggctgccggacggatccatcacaagtttcaaagcgttccgcacgaccttcctccaccattttgcaagcagtcggcgctaccagaagactagtgtcagcttattcgccatcaagcaagagcccagagagccgctcagagcttatatacgATGATTCAACCAGGtgaccatggacattccaacggccacctcagagacgatgatgaatgcgttcacgcaaggcctcatggacgaggacttcttccgctcgctcattcagaagccgccccgagactagatcatatgttacaccgggccaatgaatacatcaatgtggaggaagctcaagcggcctgaaggaaggaaactccaaccgagcgggctccccctgccgagtagaagaccgtcgagctccgatgttaaaattcgagagtcgagccagcgactataaaccctccgagcggaagaccgtcgagcttcgacgttaaaaatcgagagtcgagccggcgactataaaccctctgagtggaagaccgttgagctccgatgttaaaaattgagagtcgagccggcgactataaaccctccgagcggaagaccgtcgagctccgacattaaaaatcgagagtcgagccagcgactataaaccctccgagcggaagaccgtcgagctccgacgttaaaaatcgagagtcgagccggcgactataaaccctccgagcggaagaccgtcgagctccgacattaaaaatcgagagtcgagccagtgactataaaccctccgagcggaatacaaTAAAGAGCTCGTCTTGTTAGTCGTTTGGTCGTTCGGCCAATGAACCAAAGGTACTTCGCGTGAACGTCTATTGAAAATCCTCTTTGCGAAGCaagatatattcagccgagcgtacaagctacgcaaaatacttcgtaaaaaaaaaaaaccttttcaaaCACGAGAAAGGTGTGATGAGAGCCGAGCGGGACAACACTCATATTGAGTAGCAAAAGAGAAAGCGAGTAAAAGGATAACATTATAGAAATTAAGGCCGAGCGACCGAATTACAAAAAAAGAGGATagtttttggccgagcggccgaattacacatATGCTTCCTACTCTAAATACTCGTAGagatccttcgggatgttgtTAAGGAGTGTTGCCTGGTCCTGAGCGGGGATAACAGCGGAATCGGGAAGTTGCcctttggacttcaaatattctgtcgtggcattcatggcaagttcaaaggtcatgtacatccgctcgcaaactttctccgaaaattcgaccgaacggatgtaattttgtCTCAGGGCGGCGACCCCGGtttggctcggcctcttgatattctttaagtgccgctcgggaagcatcgacGGCTGCCTGGTGTTCTTGTAAAGCAGTCTCGAGCTTCGCCACCTCATCCGATCGGGCAATCTTCTCGTTGGCCAGTTGCTCCATCAACTTCTTTACTTTTTGCTCCAGCCCCCCGAGCCtctacgttcttcttctccagatcggagatagccattttcttccgctcggtggccaggcttatcttgcgatccagTGATTTGTTCAGGCGATCAAGTTCGGCCAGATTGTGCgactggtcggccgtcttcttccgctcggcctccagtaaatcttgggtctttttgagctctttttgcagctcggcgtatgatgGACCTTGTGAGCCGGAAGGGCCGCCCGGAGCCTTCAGCTTCTTTAATTCtgcgtccaccatcgccagacgaCTGCAaacggcgatctcctccacccatctctgtcaCGAGCAAAGTTGTTAGAATCCGGTCGGAGAGAATGCGTAAAAgactagaaaacaaacttaccccaTTGACCTGTTGCATGTGGTTGTTGGCCAGATTACTGATGGGAATCATTGCGACGCGTGCCcaagcgtcggcccacatttcagctAAGGGCCCTTTCATTGTGATCAGGTGCTCGGGCGTTGTTGGCTGATCGACTTCGGGCATTTattcctcggtggggagatgcagggagacTCGGATTGTGCGGCGCCGACCGGGCATTGTCTGGGCGGAAGCCGGGGAaggatcagaggccggcgccgaaaacAGCGACAAAATCGCTAAACGTTGGACTTTGCGGGGAGCAGGTGGAAGGGCGCTGATCGGAACGGCCTCAAGGGGGTCTGCAGACGCGTCTAGTTGGGAgggcgtccgatcggacgaaatcgcctccaCCTCTTGTGCTTTGCCTCGAGAAGCGGCGGTGGCCCGCTCGGACGGATGGACCGCAGATGTAGCCGAGCGGAGTGGTGTATcagctcggcgcctcttttgtcggaggGGGCGCTCTTCCTCTTGAGCCGAGCCCTCCAACCGAACGGAAGGatctcgactagcagttgcgccagccgctggctccgggagagaagcctgggTGGCCGACTCTCCAGCATTTGTCTCACTCTCGCCTTCGTTGGAGCCGACCGGCTGAATGCCCAattgctccatctctttggccgcTGCGGCCTCGAGTGCCGCCGCcttctttttcaaaattccagccatcaccgactccatgacgatgttcactgcaaaggaaaacagagaaa encodes the following:
- the LOC122042651 gene encoding thaumatin-like protein 1, with translation MDHTILYGVLVLVSVFLCCLFAGDCTTFAFINRCDDTVWPGVLSNSGSPPLSVTGFSLPAGTARSLLVPSGWSGRFWARTGCSFDDAGRGSCATGDCGSGQVECNGAAAAPPATLVEFTLGGGAGGADFYDVSLVDGYNLPVGVAAEAAGCGETGCAADVNRVCPAEMRAGGGAACRSACDAFGTPELCCTGEFASPSTCRPSAYSEVFKAACPLAYSYAFDDATSTFTCAAAQRYAITFCPNSTPSKKAASSSQSRPAPRTAGLVLQDDSWLASLATGSAMARRAAPAPLGAALLFVFLLL